The Desulfovulcanus ferrireducens genome includes a window with the following:
- the infB gene encoding translation initiation factor IF-2, with translation MSKMRVRELSAELGISNKELIQILRGLDIHVKSHMSGLTDEEVQLVREKITKTPQETVVERKAESGVIVRRRRKPKPKPEQKVELLKEEDKALPEPELKKEVTEKPVPETAPEVTSAKEVPQKIEPPQKEIKKAAPEKPEKEEKSKEELDQKKKELKPRKKARKKFKKKKKVIEPQVRVISKPEPPVAEPSTEPEVESELLPKAEVKEVVQVPVEEQKEEGKKKRKKKKKGKKQKRVVDFSDFYHDEEEEDKKAKKKKKAVKPEDKGPGKPKARAKVEKEAPEEPAKPTTQPIKASKRKVKIDEAIRVADMAKQMGIKAQDIIKTLLSLGVMATINQSIDIETATIVAAEFGYEVEKVGFSEDEFLLPKEEDKPEDLRPRPPVVTIMGHVDHGKTSLLDAIRKSKVTAEEAGGITQHIGAYYVSSPKGDIVFLDTPGHEAFTAMRARGAEVTDIVVLVVAADDGVMEQTREAINHSKAANVPIVVAVNKIDKEGANPDRVKRELAELGLVPEDWGGETIFTNVSAKKKIGIDELLEMILLQAEVLELKANPNKPAHGHIIEARLDKGRGPVGTVLIQGGTLRQGDAFVCGLKHGKVRAMFNDQGKKVKEAGPSFPVEVQGFDGVPEAGDEFVVVKDEKVARRIAEARQVKQRERELAKENKITLESLLAAKMEGETQTLNLVLKADVQGSLEAISEALRKLSTDEIKINIIHGGTGAISESDIMLASASSAIIIGFNVRPTAKVKEVAEKENVEIRFYNIIYDLVNDIKDAMAGMLAPIIKEQYLGQAEVLQTFSVPKVGTVAGCMVVDGKLMRNAKVRLLRNGVVIYTGKLSSLKRFKDDVKEVQKGFECGVGLENYNDIKVGDVIEAFEEVEEKAKL, from the coding sequence ATGTCCAAAATGCGCGTTAGAGAGTTATCTGCAGAGCTTGGAATTTCCAACAAGGAATTGATTCAAATCCTGAGGGGACTGGACATTCATGTCAAAAGCCATATGAGCGGTTTGACAGATGAAGAGGTGCAACTAGTCCGGGAGAAGATAACTAAAACACCTCAGGAGACAGTTGTCGAAAGAAAAGCTGAGTCTGGAGTTATTGTTAGGCGTAGAAGAAAGCCCAAACCCAAGCCAGAACAGAAAGTAGAGCTTTTAAAAGAGGAAGATAAAGCTCTCCCTGAACCTGAACTAAAAAAAGAGGTCACTGAAAAGCCAGTTCCAGAAACTGCTCCTGAAGTAACCTCAGCCAAAGAAGTCCCTCAAAAAATCGAGCCCCCACAAAAAGAAATTAAAAAAGCAGCCCCTGAAAAGCCTGAAAAAGAAGAAAAAAGTAAAGAAGAGTTAGATCAGAAAAAGAAAGAACTTAAACCGCGCAAAAAAGCCAGAAAAAAATTTAAAAAGAAGAAAAAAGTCATTGAGCCACAAGTCAGGGTTATTTCCAAGCCTGAGCCCCCTGTTGCTGAACCTTCAACAGAGCCTGAAGTAGAATCCGAACTCTTGCCCAAAGCTGAAGTTAAAGAGGTAGTCCAGGTTCCAGTTGAAGAGCAAAAAGAAGAAGGAAAGAAAAAACGCAAAAAGAAGAAAAAAGGGAAAAAACAAAAACGAGTTGTCGATTTTTCTGATTTCTATCACGATGAAGAAGAGGAAGACAAAAAGGCCAAAAAGAAGAAAAAAGCTGTCAAACCAGAAGACAAAGGGCCAGGGAAACCAAAAGCCAGAGCAAAAGTAGAAAAGGAGGCTCCTGAAGAGCCTGCCAAACCAACCACCCAGCCCATCAAGGCCTCCAAACGCAAAGTAAAAATTGACGAGGCCATCAGGGTGGCGGACATGGCCAAACAAATGGGAATCAAGGCTCAGGATATCATCAAAACTTTACTTTCTTTAGGCGTTATGGCCACCATTAACCAATCTATTGACATTGAAACGGCAACTATCGTGGCAGCTGAATTTGGTTATGAAGTGGAAAAAGTGGGCTTTTCAGAAGATGAATTCCTCTTGCCCAAGGAAGAAGATAAACCCGAAGATCTGCGTCCCAGGCCTCCGGTGGTGACAATTATGGGTCATGTAGACCATGGTAAGACTTCTCTCTTAGATGCTATTAGAAAGTCTAAAGTCACTGCAGAAGAAGCAGGTGGCATAACCCAACACATTGGAGCCTATTACGTCTCCTCTCCAAAAGGGGACATTGTCTTTTTGGATACTCCGGGACACGAGGCTTTTACAGCCATGCGCGCCCGCGGAGCCGAGGTCACAGATATAGTTGTTCTGGTTGTAGCAGCTGATGACGGCGTTATGGAACAGACCAGAGAAGCCATAAACCACTCCAAAGCTGCTAATGTACCCATTGTCGTAGCTGTAAACAAAATCGACAAGGAAGGGGCCAATCCTGATCGAGTAAAAAGGGAGTTGGCTGAACTTGGGCTGGTTCCCGAAGATTGGGGTGGCGAAACCATCTTTACTAATGTCTCAGCTAAAAAGAAAATTGGTATTGACGAACTTCTGGAAATGATTCTCTTGCAGGCTGAGGTATTAGAACTAAAGGCCAACCCAAACAAGCCGGCGCACGGACACATAATAGAAGCCAGGTTGGATAAAGGGCGCGGCCCAGTTGGTACAGTCCTGATCCAGGGCGGTACTCTGCGCCAGGGAGATGCCTTTGTCTGTGGTCTTAAGCATGGAAAAGTCAGAGCCATGTTCAATGATCAAGGCAAAAAAGTAAAAGAAGCAGGGCCGTCATTTCCCGTGGAAGTACAGGGTTTTGATGGCGTGCCAGAGGCCGGTGATGAGTTTGTAGTGGTCAAAGACGAGAAAGTAGCCAGACGCATTGCCGAGGCAAGGCAGGTCAAACAGAGGGAAAGGGAACTTGCCAAGGAAAATAAAATCACACTGGAGAGCTTACTTGCAGCCAAGATGGAAGGCGAAACCCAAACCCTCAATCTTGTTCTCAAGGCTGATGTCCAGGGGTCCCTGGAAGCCATTTCCGAAGCCTTGCGCAAACTATCCACCGATGAAATCAAGATCAATATTATCCACGGTGGCACAGGAGCTATTTCTGAATCTGATATCATGTTGGCTTCGGCTTCCTCGGCCATTATCATTGGTTTTAATGTCCGACCCACAGCAAAAGTCAAAGAAGTGGCTGAAAAGGAAAACGTTGAAATCAGATTCTATAACATCATTTATGATCTCGTTAACGACATCAAAGATGCCATGGCAGGCATGCTTGCTCCAATCATCAAGGAGCAATATCTTGGTCAGGCCGAAGTATTGCAAACCTTTAGTGTCCCCAAAGTCGGCACAGTAGCTGGCTGTATGGTTGTAGACGGAAAACTAATGCGCAACGCCAAGGTCAGATTGCTCAGGAATGGAGTAGTTATCTATACTGGAAAATTAAGCTCTTTGAAAAGATTTAAAGATGATGTCAAAGAGGTACAAAAAGGATTTGAATGTGGTGTAGGTCTGGAAAACTACAATGACATCAAAGTTGGTGATGTAATCGAGGCCTTTGAAGAAGTAGAAGAAAAGGCGAAATTGTAA
- the rbfA gene encoding 30S ribosome-binding factor RbfA, with protein sequence MRRATSRRAAKLADMIMQELAKIMVEDIQDPRLQLITISGVRLNRDMSVAEVLYTHIHGQSDELTQALNHARGFLRSSLGQNLRLRFVPELRFVWDTFLEEMVYDQKP encoded by the coding sequence ATGCGTAGAGCAACTTCAAGACGGGCCGCAAAACTGGCCGACATGATCATGCAGGAGTTGGCCAAAATTATGGTCGAGGACATTCAGGATCCTCGTCTACAACTCATAACTATAAGCGGAGTGCGTTTAAACCGGGATATGAGCGTGGCTGAAGTGCTCTATACCCATATTCATGGTCAATCCGATGAACTTACTCAGGCTCTGAATCACGCACGGGGGTTTTTACGTTCAAGTCTTGGACAAAACTTGCGCCTGCGTTTTGTTCCTGAACTGCGCTTTGTTTGGGATACCTTTCTTGAGGAAATGGTCTATGACCAAAAACCTTGA
- the rimP gene encoding ribosome maturation factor RimP → MELEEIKEKITQLVKAQCQLFGLSLWGIEFAPGAGKKRGLLRVYVDAPHGVNVDQCAKLSRELSVILDVEDIIPGSYNLEISSPGLNRTFFSSEQLTNYIGQKLKIKLIHPIDNRKNFSGTLQEVKANMFTIISDSGEKWEFDFADTQKVQLKFEFND, encoded by the coding sequence ATGGAACTTGAAGAAATCAAGGAGAAGATCACCCAATTAGTTAAAGCTCAGTGTCAACTATTTGGACTTTCTCTATGGGGCATAGAGTTTGCCCCGGGTGCAGGCAAAAAACGAGGTTTACTTAGAGTTTATGTGGACGCTCCACACGGGGTTAATGTTGACCAGTGTGCCAAGCTCAGCCGAGAGTTAAGTGTTATTTTAGATGTAGAAGATATTATACCGGGTTCTTATAATCTGGAAATATCTTCTCCAGGCTTAAACCGTACCTTTTTTTCTTCGGAGCAATTAACAAATTATATTGGTCAAAAATTGAAAATTAAATTAATTCATCCTATTGACAACCGAAAAAATTTTTCAGGTACCCTGCAGGAAGTAAAAGCTAATATGTTTACTATTATCTCAGATTCAGGCGAGAAATGGGAATTCGACTTTGCCGATACGCAAAAGGTGCAGTTAAAGTTTGAATTTAACGATTAA
- a CDS encoding flagellar basal body L-ring protein FlgH: MLKGIVFVLICLSMFACAPASKQSTPMPAFTPPPPEHVVDQKVENPGSLFDPNQASYLFTDNRARRVGDIVVVNVVETVTAKNKATTKSEKDSSINLGVQNLFDLGHMRALPLGSIVGAGPNIGPRGTVGATPMVKAGSVSKFTGNGETKRESDISASVAARVVKVLNGGILQIEGARQIRVNGETQIIVVRGLVRSRDISPDNSVSSNYLADAHIEIYGQGILADKQKPGWLTRILDHIWPF, encoded by the coding sequence ATGTTAAAGGGAATAGTTTTTGTGCTTATTTGTTTAAGTATGTTTGCTTGTGCTCCGGCAAGTAAACAATCAACTCCTATGCCTGCGTTTACTCCGCCACCTCCCGAGCATGTTGTTGATCAGAAAGTTGAAAATCCAGGTTCTCTTTTTGATCCGAATCAGGCCAGTTATTTATTTACTGATAACCGGGCTAGACGAGTAGGAGATATTGTCGTGGTCAATGTCGTGGAGACTGTTACTGCCAAAAATAAGGCCACGACTAAGTCTGAAAAGGATTCGTCTATAAATCTTGGGGTGCAGAACTTGTTTGATCTTGGACATATGCGAGCACTACCTTTGGGTTCTATTGTTGGAGCAGGGCCAAATATTGGTCCGCGGGGTACGGTAGGGGCTACGCCTATGGTTAAAGCAGGTTCTGTAAGTAAATTCACTGGCAATGGTGAAACCAAGCGAGAGTCAGATATTTCAGCCAGCGTGGCAGCCCGTGTGGTCAAGGTGTTAAATGGAGGTATTTTGCAAATTGAAGGAGCCAGGCAGATCAGGGTGAATGGAGAAACGCAGATCATAGTTGTTCGCGGTTTGGTTCGGTCCAGGGATATTAGCCCTGACAATTCAGTATCTTCTAACTACCTGGCGGATGCACATATAGAGATTTATGGGCAGGGTATATTGGCAGACAAACAAAAACCAGGTTGGTTAACCAGAATTCTAGACCATATTTGGCCATTTTGA
- a CDS encoding YlxR family protein: MSKANKHIPIRTCVICRQKYPKHELVRFTCPRTENELQIDPTGKSPGRGFYVCHKERCQKNISKFRGWRNKCKGVRHVQNAR, encoded by the coding sequence ATGAGCAAAGCTAACAAACATATCCCTATTAGAACTTGTGTTATATGCCGGCAAAAATATCCCAAACACGAGCTTGTCCGATTCACCTGTCCACGGACAGAAAACGAGCTCCAAATCGATCCCACTGGGAAAAGCCCTGGGCGGGGCTTTTATGTTTGTCATAAAGAGAGATGCCAAAAAAATATATCCAAATTCAGGGGATGGCGAAATAAATGTAAGGGGGTAAGGCATGTCCAAAATGCGCGTTAG
- the flgF gene encoding flagellar basal-body rod protein FlgF — translation MQQGMYTALFGSLTQEYRMNIIANNLANVNTIGFKKDKLSFRDVFKHYAADYVNPKEALKDKILWPEAKVYGQTRIAESSIDFNQGAMRLTGNKLDLAIEGEGFFRVRTPDGQTAYTRNGRFQRDPRTGYMVTGQGFVLLGDGGPIELPENGDVVVTEKGQVVVGGEVVDNISLVSFNDLNGLEKLGRQLFRIKPGLNMAEIPAEQAWVKQGYLEDSNVEVVQEMVSMIDTMRTFESLQKVMTSSQEEDQKVIREVGTVR, via the coding sequence ATGCAACAAGGTATGTACACCGCCCTGTTTGGGTCTCTAACTCAAGAATACAGGATGAATATTATTGCTAACAACCTGGCTAATGTGAATACAATTGGATTTAAGAAGGATAAGTTGTCTTTTCGTGATGTGTTTAAACATTATGCTGCAGACTATGTAAATCCCAAAGAAGCTCTGAAGGACAAGATATTGTGGCCAGAGGCAAAGGTTTATGGTCAGACAAGGATTGCTGAGTCCAGTATAGACTTTAACCAGGGTGCTATGCGGCTTACCGGGAATAAACTGGATCTGGCTATTGAAGGAGAAGGTTTTTTCCGGGTCAGGACTCCTGATGGACAGACTGCCTATACTAGAAATGGTCGTTTTCAAAGGGATCCTCGCACGGGGTATATGGTTACTGGTCAGGGGTTTGTACTTCTTGGTGATGGCGGTCCTATAGAGCTTCCTGAGAATGGTGATGTAGTAGTCACGGAAAAGGGACAGGTAGTAGTTGGTGGGGAAGTAGTCGACAACATTTCCCTGGTTTCATTCAACGATCTAAATGGGCTGGAAAAGTTGGGCCGACAATTATTTCGAATTAAACCAGGTTTAAATATGGCGGAAATACCCGCTGAGCAGGCCTGGGTTAAACAAGGTTATTTGGAAGACTCAAATGTAGAAGTGGTGCAAGAAATGGTTAGTATGATTGATACTATGCGAACTTTTGAGTCTTTGCAAAAGGTCATGACCTCTTCGCAGGAAGAGGATCAAAAGGTTATTCGGGAAGTGGGAACGGTTAGATAA
- a CDS encoding DUF503 domain-containing protein — protein sequence MLIGSLIIKFRLYGIFSLKGKRQITNSLKQKLKNKFNVAVAEIEHLDSLDILTLGIVTVANETKRVESILNKALAMIEAISTDEIIDVHMEVFGA from the coding sequence ATGTTGATTGGATCATTAATCATTAAATTTAGGTTATACGGTATTTTCTCTCTAAAAGGCAAACGGCAGATCACCAATAGCTTGAAGCAAAAGCTAAAAAATAAATTCAATGTGGCTGTTGCTGAGATTGAACATTTAGATAGTCTGGATATCTTGACTTTGGGCATTGTCACCGTAGCCAATGAGACCAAAAGAGTAGAATCAATACTGAACAAGGCCCTGGCGATGATTGAGGCAATCAGTACCGACGAAATAATAGATGTGCACATGGAAGTATTTGGAGCGTAA
- the truB gene encoding tRNA pseudouridine(55) synthase TruB, with protein sequence MNNITSSLTLDSRTSTFPSGVLVLNKPKGPTSTACLNRIKKRFKPKKIGHAGTLDPLAQGVLLVLFGQATKLANYLGQGKKTYAGTLRLGLVTDTYDIEGKIEAELPWDNIREEDVVQEILNWKNLQEQEVPPVSAAKYKGKPLYVLKRTGQKVPLKTKAIKIFEAQVIHIDLPEINFRVTCSQGTYIRSLAHSLGKRLGCGAVLTELIREKCHPFGLEQAFDLEEVLKAEQLEPFILSIPKALSHWPQATVSTEAEKLIRHGHALDPELVPELPQKKDARALLVNEKGQELALVQAKVKDGRLRWTILRGLWTQN encoded by the coding sequence ATGAATAACATTACTTCCTCTTTAACTCTCGACTCTCGCACATCGACTTTTCCCAGTGGCGTGCTGGTTTTAAATAAACCCAAAGGGCCTACTTCAACTGCGTGTCTAAATAGAATTAAAAAAAGATTTAAACCAAAGAAAATCGGCCACGCCGGAACCTTGGATCCCTTAGCTCAAGGAGTTCTTCTGGTCTTATTCGGGCAGGCTACGAAGCTGGCTAATTATTTAGGCCAAGGCAAAAAAACCTATGCAGGGACCTTACGACTTGGCCTTGTCACTGATACCTATGATATTGAAGGGAAAATCGAAGCAGAACTTCCCTGGGACAATATCCGCGAGGAAGATGTTGTCCAGGAAATTCTGAACTGGAAAAATCTTCAAGAACAGGAGGTGCCTCCTGTATCAGCGGCAAAATATAAAGGGAAACCACTTTATGTCCTAAAAAGGACTGGACAAAAGGTCCCTTTAAAGACAAAAGCAATAAAAATTTTTGAGGCACAAGTCATACACATAGACTTGCCAGAAATAAATTTTCGGGTGACTTGCTCCCAGGGCACTTATATACGCTCCCTGGCCCACAGCCTGGGGAAGCGCTTAGGGTGCGGGGCTGTTCTAACCGAACTCATCCGGGAAAAATGCCATCCTTTCGGGCTTGAACAAGCTTTTGACCTGGAGGAGGTCTTAAAAGCGGAACAACTGGAACCTTTTATTTTGTCCATACCCAAGGCCCTGTCTCATTGGCCACAGGCAACTGTTTCTACCGAGGCAGAAAAGCTCATCCGTCATGGCCATGCCTTGGATCCGGAACTGGTTCCAGAGTTGCCACAAAAAAAAGATGCCAGGGCACTGCTAGTGAATGAAAAAGGACAGGAACTGGCTTTGGTTCAGGCCAAGGTAAAGGATGGGCGGCTTAGGTGGACCATTTTGCGCGGACTATGGACGCAGAACTAA
- the flgG gene encoding flagellar basal-body rod protein FlgG — MMRSLWTAASGMIAQQLNIDVTANNLANVNTIGFKKSRAEFEDLMYQNLKIAGVQNRSGDRIPTGLQIGMGVRPVTVHKLFSQGDYQSTGNPLDLAIEGDGFFQVLVNGEIAYTRAGAFKLDQDGRVVTANGYPLQPEFNVPAETQNIVVTENGHMAALDKSGNELAAVDIPLYTFINPAGLKGIGRNLYLETDASGAATEGVPGENNVGTIAQGFLEMSNVELVEEMVNMIVGQRAYEINSKAITTSDQMLQIANQMKR; from the coding sequence ATGATGCGTTCACTATGGACAGCGGCTTCGGGTATGATAGCCCAGCAATTGAATATCGATGTTACTGCCAATAACTTGGCTAATGTAAACACCATTGGCTTTAAAAAGAGCAGGGCTGAGTTTGAGGATTTAATGTATCAAAATTTAAAAATAGCTGGAGTACAGAATCGATCAGGTGATCGCATTCCCACAGGGTTGCAGATCGGCATGGGAGTCAGACCTGTAACAGTACATAAACTTTTTTCCCAAGGAGACTATCAGAGCACAGGGAATCCTTTGGATTTGGCCATTGAAGGGGATGGTTTCTTTCAAGTTTTGGTTAACGGCGAAATAGCCTATACCCGAGCTGGGGCCTTTAAGCTGGACCAGGATGGCCGGGTGGTTACAGCCAATGGTTATCCGCTGCAGCCTGAGTTTAATGTGCCAGCGGAAACGCAAAATATAGTGGTTACAGAAAACGGGCATATGGCCGCCTTGGACAAGTCCGGGAATGAATTGGCAGCGGTAGATATTCCCCTGTATACATTTATAAACCCGGCTGGACTAAAAGGTATTGGCCGCAATCTGTACTTAGAAACAGATGCCTCTGGTGCGGCTACCGAGGGCGTGCCTGGCGAAAACAATGTTGGGACAATAGCCCAGGGTTTTCTGGAAATGTCGAATGTGGAGTTGGTAGAGGAGATGGTGAATATGATTGTGGGACAGCGGGCCTATGAAATAAATTCCAAGGCCATTACTACTTCCGATCAGATGCTCCAGATCGCTAATCAGATGAAACGTTAA
- the nusA gene encoding transcription termination factor NusA codes for MGLELKKAIDQISKDKGIDRDLLVDTLEEAVRSSVAKKYGDHLDIEVSYNEETGEIDVYQFKIVVQDVNDPDTEISLEEAKKHDPNVQLDDELGFKLKVEDLGRIAAQSAKQVIIQRMRDAEQEIIYEEYKDRKGEIISGIIQRRDKEGWIINLGRTEALLPKNEQIPKERYRRGDRIQAFIIDVRKEGRGPQIIVSRSHPDYLIALFHREVPEVADGTVKIMGAARDPGKRAKVAVMTQDLDVDPVGACVGVKGSRIHNIVQELKGERIDIVVWSPDIATYAANALSPARISKIFVDEEEKTLEVIVPDDQLTPAIGKKGQNVKLASKLLGWKIDVYTETRYNQINEHKKVLEQLASAAEVSMQDFLRAGFESMDQLAQASDEELLQIPGFNPDKVSDLRAAINLLRPDKEKKEGEESEEDPSSS; via the coding sequence ATGGGTTTAGAGCTTAAAAAGGCCATCGACCAGATTAGCAAAGACAAAGGTATTGATCGGGATTTACTCGTGGATACCCTGGAAGAGGCAGTCCGGTCTTCAGTGGCCAAAAAGTATGGTGACCATTTGGACATCGAGGTCAGTTACAATGAAGAAACCGGGGAAATTGATGTGTATCAATTCAAGATTGTTGTCCAGGATGTAAATGACCCGGATACAGAAATCTCCCTGGAAGAAGCCAAAAAACATGACCCCAATGTGCAACTGGACGATGAATTGGGCTTCAAGCTGAAAGTGGAAGACTTAGGCCGTATTGCTGCCCAATCTGCCAAACAGGTAATAATCCAGAGAATGCGCGATGCAGAACAGGAAATCATTTATGAAGAATATAAAGATCGAAAGGGTGAAATCATAAGTGGTATTATCCAACGCAGAGACAAGGAAGGCTGGATCATTAATTTAGGCCGAACAGAAGCGCTTTTGCCCAAAAACGAACAGATCCCAAAGGAAAGATATCGTCGTGGAGACAGGATCCAGGCTTTTATAATTGATGTACGCAAAGAAGGACGTGGCCCGCAAATCATTGTCTCCCGCTCTCATCCTGACTATCTGATTGCCCTGTTTCATCGCGAGGTTCCGGAGGTGGCTGACGGTACAGTCAAAATCATGGGAGCAGCTAGAGATCCGGGCAAACGAGCCAAAGTAGCTGTTATGACTCAAGATTTGGACGTGGATCCTGTTGGCGCTTGCGTTGGAGTCAAGGGCTCTCGTATCCATAATATTGTCCAAGAACTTAAAGGGGAAAGGATCGATATAGTTGTCTGGAGCCCGGATATAGCCACATATGCAGCCAATGCTCTATCTCCGGCACGCATCTCTAAAATTTTCGTTGACGAAGAAGAAAAGACTCTAGAAGTGATTGTTCCTGATGATCAACTTACTCCGGCTATCGGCAAAAAAGGCCAGAATGTTAAACTTGCTTCTAAACTTTTGGGTTGGAAGATAGATGTATATACTGAAACCAGATATAATCAGATAAACGAGCATAAAAAAGTGCTCGAACAACTGGCGAGCGCTGCAGAAGTTTCAATGCAAGATTTTCTCCGGGCTGGTTTTGAGTCCATGGACCAATTAGCACAGGCCAGTGATGAAGAACTTCTGCAAATACCAGGGTTTAACCCGGACAAAGTCTCAGATTTAAGGGCAGCCATAAATCTTTTGAGACCGGATAAAGAAAAAAAAGAAGGGGAAGAATCAGAGGAGGATCCTTCATCTTCTTAA
- a CDS encoding DHH family phosphoesterase, translated as MTKNLEQILTVIKENDHFLVTAHANPDGDAVGAMAAMGYILQSLKKNFVLYNESGLPQRLSWLKLPGPIIQELPEQEPKWLIVLDSGDSSRPGEKIKNLITKVRTINIDHHLGNPDFGLINWVEPRSSSVGEMVAQIARKLGVPLRGPLAEAIYLAIASDTGGFSFGNTTPEVLELTAHLIRQGLDFGLVNAQMQKQWTINKIKLQGKVLQGTELHFNDQIGLITITEEMFKQTGSTVEDCEGLVNYVRNIKSVKVAISLREDGAEKIKFSLRSYGKIDVQQMASSLGGGGHKNASGGTLEMSLSQAKEKVLDTVSQYLSKYE; from the coding sequence ATGACCAAAAACCTTGAGCAAATACTAACAGTTATAAAAGAAAACGACCATTTTCTGGTCACAGCCCATGCCAATCCAGATGGCGATGCTGTCGGTGCTATGGCTGCTATGGGCTATATTTTACAGAGCCTGAAAAAAAATTTTGTTCTGTATAACGAGTCTGGACTACCGCAAAGGCTTAGCTGGTTAAAGTTGCCGGGACCAATCATTCAGGAACTGCCCGAGCAAGAGCCTAAATGGTTAATCGTTCTTGATAGTGGAGATAGCAGTCGACCTGGAGAAAAAATCAAGAACCTGATAACCAAGGTTAGAACCATCAATATTGACCATCACCTGGGTAATCCTGACTTTGGGCTAATCAACTGGGTCGAGCCTCGTTCTTCTTCGGTGGGAGAAATGGTGGCCCAAATAGCCAGAAAATTAGGAGTTCCTTTACGGGGGCCTCTGGCCGAGGCTATCTATCTGGCCATTGCCAGTGATACTGGCGGCTTTTCCTTTGGCAACACAACTCCAGAAGTTCTGGAGCTTACAGCCCATCTCATTCGTCAAGGACTGGACTTTGGCCTCGTGAATGCCCAGATGCAAAAACAATGGACTATAAACAAGATCAAATTACAGGGCAAAGTTCTGCAGGGGACAGAACTGCATTTTAATGACCAAATCGGCCTGATCACTATTACGGAAGAGATGTTCAAACAGACAGGCTCCACTGTTGAGGACTGCGAAGGGTTGGTAAACTACGTACGAAATATAAAAAGTGTTAAGGTGGCCATTAGTTTACGCGAAGATGGGGCAGAAAAGATTAAGTTCAGCCTCCGCTCATACGGCAAAATAGACGTACAACAGATGGCCAGTTCCTTAGGCGGAGGGGGACATAAAAATGCATCCGGAGGGACATTAGAAATGTCCTTAAGCCAGGCCAAGGAAAAAGTTTTAGATACTGTGAGCCAATATTTGTCTAAATATGAATAA
- the flgA gene encoding flagellar basal body P-ring formation chaperone FlgA: MNLTKPIIISLLLVVNCFLMPGQGLAQVKEGRFWIKEWVAVQGERVRFGEIAVPEGEWAQKKWSELKDVLLWPVPAKKMMVIPRQRLLTSLTRFLGDIASVCFLPKQIVIKQAAGGLGKEILRKKIVTFLTDKVKALGGEVNFRDFRLPNVIFWQKNESVRIELMPDVKPGRNSLRLLVEDAFGNLVKSYTGTVFIDVWKAVPCAAKPLNRKEVVYPSTVRFEKKNLAYVHGQVWNGQGGPWRVKSPVGKGQILVMSNLEPVPTISRGEKVNLKFQGQFVSLVVPAMALEDGNLGQSILVKNLQSKNQVLAKVVDKNTVVVD; the protein is encoded by the coding sequence ATGAACTTAACGAAGCCAATAATTATTTCTTTGCTGCTTGTGGTGAACTGTTTTTTAATGCCTGGCCAGGGGCTGGCTCAGGTAAAAGAAGGTAGGTTTTGGATCAAAGAATGGGTTGCTGTACAGGGCGAGCGGGTCAGGTTTGGAGAAATAGCTGTGCCTGAAGGGGAGTGGGCACAAAAGAAGTGGTCTGAGCTGAAGGATGTTTTATTGTGGCCAGTGCCTGCAAAGAAAATGATGGTTATTCCCAGACAAAGGCTTTTGACAAGTCTAACTCGTTTTTTAGGGGATATTGCCAGTGTTTGTTTTTTGCCCAAACAAATAGTTATAAAACAGGCTGCAGGTGGCTTAGGAAAAGAGATTTTAAGAAAAAAAATCGTCACATTTTTGACAGACAAGGTAAAGGCCCTAGGTGGGGAGGTAAATTTTCGGGACTTTCGTTTGCCAAACGTAATTTTTTGGCAAAAAAATGAGTCCGTTCGCATTGAGCTTATGCCTGATGTAAAGCCAGGGCGTAACTCCTTACGTCTTCTGGTTGAAGATGCTTTTGGAAACTTGGTTAAAAGTTATACCGGTACTGTTTTTATCGATGTGTGGAAGGCAGTACCTTGTGCTGCTAAGCCTTTAAATAGAAAAGAAGTTGTTTATCCGAGCACTGTTCGTTTTGAAAAAAAGAATTTGGCCTATGTGCATGGGCAGGTCTGGAACGGACAGGGTGGTCCCTGGAGGGTAAAGAGCCCTGTGGGCAAAGGACAAATTCTTGTCATGTCTAACCTAGAGCCTGTTCCTACCATCAGTCGGGGTGAGAAAGTTAACTTAAAGTTTCAAGGACAGTTTGTATCTCTGGTAGTGCCAGCCATGGCCTTGGAGGATGGAAATCTGGGCCAGTCTATTTTGGTGAAGAATTTGCAAAGTAAAAACCAGGTATTGGCCAAGGTCGTGGATAAAAATACAGTGGTTGTCGATTGA